GAACAATATCAAACGAAATGTCAACTTCAATAGGCAAGGGTTGAGCCAACTGCATACTGTATAAAATGCCATGTACTTAGAAAGTAAGATTGAGGGTTTTGCAGTCTCGGCTTGCCTAAAGAAAACGGGATCACTTATTTGATACTCGAAAGCAAGGAATGTTTAGCTTCGTTGTGTCAAAAAAGGAAGAAAACATATGACTGCCTTAGCTTACTTTGATTCTCCAAAGTAAGGGAATGTGGTTCTAGTAAAATTGCTGGAGCATAAGGACTTTATCATCATTCCACAAGGCGGAAGCCTGTGTACTTTTGCAAGTAATAATTAACTTCTTTGTAAGATAAACGACGCACAAGACTTCATTTTCAAGAAACCATTTCTTTTAGGCAAAAGAGACCTGAATAGCCTGTACTCTTGATTTTGTATGCTTGGCGATGAACTGGAATAAAAATGTTAAGGTTGTTGCTTGTATGCGAGGTTTCTTTGTAATCTTGTCAGTGTGCTCTTCAATTTGACACTTAGACATATTCTAACTTGTCACAAAATTATTCGAATGCAAACAATTTTTTTTGCTTCACCTGTCAGCAATGCATCAAACTTTTAAATTGCAGTGCGGTTGTGTAAAATCATTCATACTTCTTCTTTTGTTAAATCTGCATTGCTTCACCTGTCAGCAATGCATCAAACTTATAAACTGCGTTATCTACTTAATTGTGTTTTGTAGCTCCCTTTACATAGAACAAGGTAGAAACAGACCTTTCATATATGCTTTCCTTTTGTAAACATACATATCCCTCTTGTGTGTGTGTCTTTGTGTTAGTTTCATACATAGATGGGAGAATTGAAACATTTTTTTCATGACCATAAGCTGACACTAAATGAAGCTGAGTCTGTTGTTGGCAAGGATGTAGAATGTGCTATGTGCAGACAGCCAATAAACAAACTCCTAGACGCGTTTTATAGGAGCCACACTTCCGTCATTGATGGTAGCTCATCGAGTGATTGTGTTGGTTTCTTTATGCATAAAACTTGTTCAGAGTTGCCCTCAACATATAGAAAACTTTACTATAATACGTGTTGTGTTTGTGAAGGTTATTCCCAGCGCCGCCTCCGAACAAGATGCATGCATGTAACCGAAACAAAAGTGTCAGGATCTTTACATTCTCATTAATCGGGTCTATTATCCAAAACTTTAGCTTCTGTTGTTTCAGAATCCGGGTTCTAACTggggctgagcaaaaccgaatCGAAACCGAAAAACGGAACCGAAGGTTCGGTTCGGTcctaaatttttcagaaattcggtctattcggtctggaccgaatagaccgaaataaaattcggttcgcttcttttcacaaatatttcggtccggaccgaatataccaaattataaatactataattttgtattatatatattttacatatatcttaaaaattataatcaaaatttttaaattttaattacaTTTATAGAGtattagaactctacatatcacgttattttaattatattttaaatttcataatttgtgatttaatttttaatgcaattttatttttgaaaaacatttcggtctattcggtccaaaaccagatcaaaccgaattatttcggttcggtttagTTCGGTCCGGTCCATAATTTAACTTCGGTCCAATTCGGTCTAAGAAAAAATTACTATTCAGTTTTTcagtctattcggtccggaccgaacCGACTCCGCCTGGACCGAACCGACTCAGCCCTAGTTCTACCACTGCGGGCACACACACTGATCTTTTTATGTTTCTTTGATAGAATGGGATGTCACAAAGAGAATAAAAGAGATGTCACAAAGACTGTAATTCATCATAGTTTTTTTCATTTGAGAAGTCGAATTTACTAATGAgtataaaattgtaaaaaaaaactCGAGATCCGCTCGTTTAAGTGAATTCGGCTCGACTCGTTGAAAATGAGCCGATCGCGAACATAAAATAAGTTCGGATAATTAAACGAGCGGAGCCGAATTTTTTGTATATTCATCTTGGACTCGGCGCGTTTAGGTTGGACTCGATAACTCAACTCGGCTCACTTTGATTGAATGAGATTCTAGATATCAAAACAgataaattttttatatataacaaataataaatatttactaattacTTGTATgaagattttaatttttttaattaaaatgtaatacttattttaaagaaatatataattaatttaattaaaatttaatccatattttagtaataaattaaataattaatttaactAATATAATACATATCACTAGAGTTTGATTACTTTAACAAATAATTTCTAATTAAATTTAACCCTAAATTTCACCTCACACTTTTATTAGAGGAGTTTATGATAAAATCGACCCAAATTACAAtttcaaatatattaaaatattgacttgttaaaataaattataaaattataatatttttaagaaaaagttaaaataatttttaataattatatttctCGACCTGAAAGGGGCTTACTttctttaatttattttatttgtcTTTTCTTCTAATCTGAACCAACTCAACTTAAATATCAAAAATTACTAAATCTTTGACAATCGAAATGAACAATTTAAAAGTAATGTCCGATTTCTAAAGTtatgaatgtctctataatttaaaatgaaattgattttgttcttaaaactcgaTTTGTGAAATAAATTGATAAAATTATATGGATTAAAAAATAAGTGTAGAGTGTGAGTATGTATATATAATTGTAAGATGAAACTAGTATTTGATCACCATATaacatataaaattataaattataactTAAGCTAGGTCgattaaaaattatatatgcGAACTATTAGTTGACaactcgactcggctcgagtTCGGTTGTTCGTGAGAAAACTCATGTTCGGATCGGCCGAACTCGGTTGTTCGTGAGAAAACTCATGTTCGGATCGGCCGAGCTCGACTCGTTTATAAACGAGCCGATCATGAACATTTTTTTTCGACTCGGTTTTTAAACTCGGCTCGgctctttttaaaaaaaattatgctcGGGTCGGTCCGCATAGAACTCTCGGTTCTGTTTGCTAGGAGATCTAATAAAATTAGTTTAGTGATTCTCCACCTACAAACTTTTTTATAAAAAGTAAGAAATGTGGTTGCTTTAAAATTGCTCAGAGTATAACCGTTTTTTTTATACCTGAACCTGAGCATCTGTGTTTTTGCAAGTGAAAATAACTTGTTTCTAAGCCAAAGGATATACAAGACTTTATTTTTAAGCAACGACTTTATTAGGCTAACGAGACATAAATAGCTTGTATGGTGTACTACTGGGTTTTGATCAAAATATCTTTACATGCAATATTGCTTTTCTGGACGTGATAAATTGGAATAAAAAATATAGATGTCATTGCTTGTATCTGCGGTTTTCTGTACATATTCTTACTTGTCACTAAATTATTCGAATGCGGACAATTTTTTAAATGTATTCTCATCACTTACCTCTTCAATTTAACATGCATATTCTTACTTGTTACTAAATTATTGCAGATTTTTTGCTCAGGTGAAATGTGCTTCATCAACTAAGATGTTGAGGTTGATATACCATTTCCtcttattcttatatatttcagATTGATTTATTTATTAGATGGCTTAATGACCTTCTAAGCCTTAAGTTTTGCACCAATATACTCATCAGCCCATGTAGTTCAAAACCTCACATTTTTGCCTCTGACATGCTAAAAACGTGTCTTTTTACTCTTGGACTAGCCAATTTACATCATTTTTTCCTAGTCCAAGGATTAAAAGACACGTTTCGGTACTTTAGGATGAAAAATAAGCAGTTTTGAACCACCGGAGCTAATAGATATATTGGTGCAAACCTTAAGATCTAAAACGTCATTAAACCTTAATATATGCATATATGTTTAGTTTACCAACATTGTTGACTAGGAACTATTCTGACTGGGGTTTGTTCTTTCTTTTGAAATATAGTGAAAGTGACGACGATGAAGCAGATAGTGAAGAGTCCAACTTGATGCACTTTCCGGCACGCGATAAAGCATCACTAGGTGAAATGATGCAGCAATGTATCAGTAAGGCAGCAGATGCTCTCCTGCATAATTCTGCCACCACTGCAGAACCTTCCCCTTATATCAACCACTGGGGCCACAAACACCAGCTGGCACTCGGAAACAAGAACGCAAAAACAAGAACGCAGAAATTAGAAGATACTGAATTGCTAATTTGTGATGGGTGCGCTAAGCCAATCTCCTTGGTTGATGAAATATTCTATGAATGCAAATCATGCAATTTTTTTCTCCACAGATCATGCGCCCTGTTTCCGGAAAAGATGGAGCATCATCTAGCAGGCAACCAAGCCGATGGAATTTCCTTTGTACGAGAGTTCGATGAACTAGGTTTTAGAGTATGCCAAAGTTGCCGCATCCTTGGTAATGGGATTTTCTTGTTGATCAATAAAACAACTAAATTTGACATCGGGTGTGCTTCATTACCGAGAATAATTAAACATGAAGGTCATCGACACCCTCTTAACCAATTGAAGTATCCAGACGATGACTTTTGCAAAGCATACTTTTACATGTATGGTGTGCCTTAAGACCACATATGATGAAACATCGATGGGATCCGCATCCTCTCTACTTGATTCTGTTTGTCAAGACTGTAGCTGATCATCCTCACGATTTCGATTGTGAACTTTGCTCCGAAAATATTAACCCAACCACTTGGTTTTATCACTGCAATACTTGTGATCTATCATTTCATATCCACTGTATTGATCCATATTATCTGTTCTCAAACATGAAGCTTGGTGCTACTAACATTTTATAGATTATTTATGAAATTCAGAATTTCAACATTAACAATAGCAGTCATCTTAGTTCAGCAATCAAGAATAAAGAGTCACTAACCGATTCTCAGAGTTAAATCTATTTCTGGTAAACAAGAACAGTGCATAAGTGAAACAAAAGTGTTAAAATCAGATTATATTCACATATATGCAGGTGTGCATATGCTCAATTTGTATTTTACAAATTATTCTAAGTCACTAGCTTCCGAGCTACCTAATACCTCCTAGTTGCAACAAGAAGATTGGTCCAACTTTATCTGCCATGGCTCCGAACAAGTGATGAAGGTGACCGATAATTGGCCATTCCACAACAGGTTCCTGGGAGCTCAGTCGTTCTTCTTGCTTCTGGCATAGGTACTGAAGACCCTGCATAAGAAAGTAACAACAAGAATTAGGCCACACGGTACTACAACTTGAGGTTGAATGCTAAgttccatttcattatgttatagTAATTTATTCTTCTGCTAGACTTAAACCATTTTCTTATTAATCTGTATCATGCTAATATGCAAGCGCAGCTAATTACAGCATTCATGATGATTAGTTTAGGTAGTGTTCATCTTTGGTGCTTTCAAGAGTTCTCTACTGTCCAATTCTGACTAATTTTTGGAACAATATCAAACGAAATGTCAACTTCAATAGGCAAGGGTTGAGCCAACTGCATACTGTATAAAATGCCATGTACTTAAAAAGTAAGATTGAGGGTTTTGCAGTCTCGGCTAGCCTAATGAAAAACGGGATCACTTCTTTGATACTCGAAAGCAAGGAATGTTCAGCTTCGTTGTggcaaaaaaagaaaaaaacttATGACTGCCTTAGCTTACTTTGATTCTCCAAAGTAAGGGAATGTGGTTCTAGTAAAATTGCTCGAGCATAAGGACTTTATCATCATTCCACAAGGTGGAAGCCTGTGTACTTTTGCAAGTAATAATTAACTTCTTTGTAAGATAAACGACGCACAAGACTTCATTTTCAAGAAACCATTTCTTTTAGGCAAAAGAGACCTGAATAGCCTGTACTCTTGATTTTGTATGCTTGGTGATGAACTGGAATAAAAATGTTAAGGTTGTTGCTTGTATGCGAGGTTTCTTTGTAATCTTGTCAGTGTGCTCTTCAATTTGACACTTAGACATATTCTAACTTGTCACAAAATTATTCCAATGCAAACATTTTGTTTTGCTTCACCTGTCAGCAATGCATCAAACTTTTAAATTGCAGTGTGGTTGTGTAAAATCATTCATACTTCTTCTTTTGTTAACATACATTCTCTCCGgtgtgtgtgtgtctgtgttCTTTTCATACATAGATGGGAGAATTGAAACATTTTTTTCATGAGCATAAGCTGATACTAAATGAAGCTGAGTCTGTTGTCAGTAAGGATGTTGATTGTGCTATGTGCAGACAGCCAATAAACAAACTCATAGACGCATTTTATACGTGCAACACTACCGCTACTGATGGTTGTTCATCAAGTAACTGTGCAGGTTTCTTTTTACATAAAACTTGTTCTGAGTTGCCCTCAACATTTACACACCCTATGATCCCCCAACACCCTCTAAGCCTCATTGCGCGTCCATATAGAAAACAACTGCTTTACCCTTGTAATGCTTGTGGAGGTTTATCTCAGGGCTTTATGTATGTTTCTGAAAACCGATTTTTTTGTCTGAAATGTGTAGCATCCCAACTTAAATTTCTAGAGGACCGTATCCTTCGTCATCAAGGTCACAAGCACCCATTAACCCTAGTCCAAACAGCTGCTTTGTTACTGTGTCATGCTTGTAACACTACAGCTATAGACTTGTCCTATATTTGTACCATATGTTCTTTCTGGATGCACAAGAGTTGTGCCGATGCACCCATCACCTACCAATGTAAATATCACAACCAACACACTCTCATCTTGGCCTACTCTCTTCCCCAAGAATATCGTAAATTTTACTGGAACTGTGGCGTCTGCAGTAAAATTATAAACCCCGTCTACTGGGTTTATTATTGTGCAAATTGCAGATTTTTTGCTCACTTGAAATGTGCTGCTTCATCAAGTGTAATGTTGAGGTTGATGTACAATTTTCTCCTATTATTTTTTATATCTTTACTATTGATTACTTCTTAAATAAATTTCTAGTTTTTACTTGGAGTTATTCTGACAgaaatttttttctttcttttgtaAAAGTGAAAGTAACGATGATGAAGCAGATAGCGGCGAGTCCAAGTTGATGCAATTTCCAGCACATGATAAAGAATCACTATATAAAATGATGCAGCAATGTATAATGAAGGCAACAAATGCTCTGCATAATTCTGCCACTACCACGGAAACTTCACCTCATATAGACTGTTGGGGCCATGAACACCAGCTAGAACTCGGAAACAAATTAGAAGATACTGAATTGCTTATTTGCAATGGGTGCACAAAACCAATCTCCTTGGTTAATGAAATATTCTATGAATGCAATTCATGCAATTATTTTCTCCACAGGTCATGTGCCCAATTTCCGAAAAGGATTGAGCATCACCTAGCAGGCAATCTGGTTGCAAATAAACTCAAGGAATTCTCTATTTTTAAATGCGGAGGTTGCCTCATTCTTAGTAATGGGATTTTCATGTTCAATGAAACAGCCAAATTTGACATTGGTTGTGCTTCATTACCCAGAACAATTAAACATAAAGGTCATCGTCACCCTCTTAACCAATTAAAGTATCCAGATGATGATAATTTTTGCAAAGCATGTTGGAGTGTTACTGCAGATGAGAAAGAGATTATGATGTATGGATGTGAAAAATGTGGATTCTACATTCATACAAGGTGTGCCTTAAGGCCACACCTGGTGAAACATAGATGGGATCCACACCCCCTCTACTTGATTCTGTTTCCGAAGAATGTAGCTGATCATCCTCACGAGTTTGACTGTGAATTTTGCTCTGAACAGATTAACCCAAACGCGTGGTTTTATCACTGCAATGCTTGTGATCTATCATTTCATGGTTCCTGTATCGATCCATATTATCGGCTCTCCAATGTCAAGTTTGGAGCTACCAACATTTCTAGCGAAGCGCTTCCTCACCAACACGGTCTCACAATGATTCTGAATAAAAAGAAGCAAAGATGCAAAATATGCGGTGAAGATGTAGCAGGACTGCCTGTTCTAGAATGTTCACCGTGCAAATATGTAGTGCATACACATTGTTTCTTTTAGAAAATGAAGTTTAGTCAGGCATTTAAATTTCTGTAATTTTATCATCTGTCATATTATGCCTCACTACAGTTAATACGCAACTCAAACCTGGATACTAAGGTAGGAACTTGCCTCATTGACGATCTAACACTTTCTGACAAATTTTTACAGTCTCGATTCTCCTGCTAAGTGCTTCTCCAGCTTTATCTCGTCCTGTTTTAAGATTACTAAGATATTCTGATGCTAACCAATTAATTGGTCCTGGCACGAATGATGCTCGTCATTAACATTCCTAACCGTCTGTCCAACCtattaaagagtataagatcctgTTCGGACCTTCCTCtaccaccttaaggttttagacgGACTGATTACTTaacatatggtatcagagctcggTTTAGGGAGAGACTCAGGTTTTAGACGGACCGGTTACTTAACACAACCAACAACACCAACAAAGTGTTCAGCAGCAGCAGCACAATAATGTGTCTTCTGTCGTCTGTCATCAATTTTGAATAAACCAGTTATATTATTTCACCATGACCATCACCCCtttgaaacaaaatttaaaaTGTCATCAACGCTACTCCTTGAAACTTCTTGTTCTAGTTTTGAATATAGTTAAGCTGGAAGTACATATAGAGCTCTCATTTTCAACCCAATGA
The window above is part of the Apium graveolens cultivar Ventura unplaced genomic scaffold, ASM990537v1 ctg670, whole genome shotgun sequence genome. Proteins encoded here:
- the LOC141703497 gene encoding uncharacterized protein LOC141703497; this translates as MGELKHFFHEHKLILNEAESVVSKDVDCAMCRQPINKLIDAFYTCNTTATDGCSSSNCAGFFLHKTCSELPSTFTHPMIPQHPLSLIARPYRKQLLYPCNACGGLSQGFMYVSENRFFCLKCVASQLKFLEDRILRHQGHKHPLTLVQTAALLLCHACNTTAIDLSYICTICSFWMHKSCADAPITYQCKYHNQHTLILAYSLPQEYRKFYWNCGVCSKIINPVYWVYYCANCRFFAHLKCAASSSVMLSESNDDEADSGESKLMQFPAHDKESLYKMMQQCIMKATNALHNSATTTETSPHIDCWGHEHQLELGNKLEDTELLICNGCTKPISLVNEIFYECNSCNYFLHRSCAQFPKRIEHHLAGNLVANKLKEFSIFKCGGCLILSNGIFMFNETAKFDIGCASLPRTIKHKGHRHPLNQLKYPDDDNFCKACWSVTADEKEIMMYGCEKCGFYIHTRCALRPHLVKHRWDPHPLYLILFPKNVADHPHEFDCEFCSEQINPNAWFYHCNACDLSFHGSCIDPYYRLSNVKFGATNISSEALPHQHGLTMILNKKKQRCKICGEDVAGLPVLECSPCKYVVHTHCFF